The Hypanus sabinus isolate sHypSab1 chromosome 31, sHypSab1.hap1, whole genome shotgun sequence genome window below encodes:
- the LOC132383672 gene encoding endosialin-like: MFALWLGLSCLLPPASGSPSSGGGEPGASNGVCGPDSCYTAHLRRRSFTQAWRACRETGGNLASVRRRAEAALVEELVRGLELPGRGKALKLWLGLQRQPRQCAPRKPLRGFTWTTGDQDTRFTNWLGDGAGEGEDGGISCPAARCVALTYGAGDATDFKWVEGSCRLSVDGYLCRYTFRGMCPPLEAFAPVTYAAPFGLTLSSLRRVPFGSVATVRCAPPQAPVSVLCKAREGGVGWSRDPPHCRSPGTEQGGRCAAGGCEQLCTESGSSHRCGCRAGFELAPDGRSCRDVDECALEPCPQLCTNAPGSYTCLCAPGYRLDGGECRDVDECALGQCPQLCANAPGSYRCFCRVGYRLERDEGGVGYCQDVDECQFRGSCQQMCVNYLGHFECHCREGFVLEPDGFSCLPEPERASLPSFPTGTVDGWREAAAETGRPSPLPTRQPVGMGRSPAVPTGGPAEVGPPPSRSTGQPGVTGPTPFTSTGRPKVNGQVSPISTGQPQVHDPHVPDSMEQSGPKSPGEKPLPQSTRHPKEMVYPPAQATEASVRAGPLLNHSSAHPAEHPSPAGDSDGEEGRQVKAGPTAPSRGQSSRGYRWLLAALLVPVCVLGAAALALGIVYCTRSACGQARSAADCYRWVHGSPKVPDPVTGSANVSSAVSVADTPGAAPAWRTDVSSL; encoded by the exons ATGTTCGCTCTCTGGCTCGGCCTGTCCTGCCTGCTGCCCCCCGCGTCCGGCTCGCCCTCCTCCGGCGGCGGGGAACCCGGAGCCTCCAACGGCGTCTGCGGGCCCGACTCGTGCTACACCGCCCACCTGCGGCGCCGCTCCTTCACCCAGGCGTGGCGGGCGTGCCGGGAGACCGGGGGCAACCTGGCCAGCGTGAGGCGGCGAGCCGAGGCGGCGCTGGTCGAGGAGCTGGTTCGGGGCTTGGAGCTGCCGGGCCGGGGGAAGGCGCTGAAACTGTGGCTCGGTCTCCAGCGGCAGCCCCGCCAGTGCGCCCCCCGCAAGCCGCTGCGGGGCTTCACTTGGACAACCGGGGACCAGGATACCCGCTTTACCAACTGGCTGGGGGACGGGGCGGGCGAAGGGGAAGACGGGGGGATTTCCTGCCCGGCCGCCCGCTGCGTCGCCCTGACCTACGGCGCCGGGGACGCGACCGACTTCAAGTGGGTGGAGGGTTCGTGCCGGCTCTCGGTGGACGGCTATCTCTGCCGGTACACCTTCCGCGGGATGTGCCCGCCGCTGGAGGCTTTCGCACCGGTCACCTACGCCGCCCCGTTCGGCTTAACCTTATCCAGCCTGCGCCGGGTCCCCTTCGGCTCGGTGGCCACCGTGCGCTGCGCCCCTCCCCAGGCTCCCGTCTCCGTCCTCTGCAAAGCGAGGGAGGGCGGAGTCGGCTGGTCTCGGGATCCCCCTCACTGCCGGAGTCCCGGGACGGAGCAGGGCGGGCGGTGCGCCGCGGGCGGCTGCGAGCAGCTGTGCACGGAGAGCGGGTCTTCGCACCGGTGCGGCTGCCGGGCCGGCTTCGAGCTGGCGCCGGACGGCCGGTCGTGCCGGGACGTGGACGAGTGCGCGCTGGAGCCGTGCCCCCAGCTCTGCACCAACGCCCCGGGCTCGTACACGTGCCTCTGCGCCCCGGGCTACCGGCTGGACGGGGGCGAGTGCCGGGACGTGGACGAGTGCGCGCTGGGACAATGCCCGCAGCTCTGCGCCAACGCCCCGGGGTCCTACCGCTGCTTCTGCCGGGTGGGCTACCGGCTGGAGCGGGATGAGGGGGGCGTCGGCTACTGCCAAGACGTGGACGAGTGCCAGTTCCGGGGCAGCTGCCAGCAGATGTGCGTCAACTACTTGGGGCATTTCGAATGTCACTGCCGGGAGGGCTTCGTCCTGGAGCCGGACGGGTTCTCCTGCCTGCCGGAACCTGAGCGCGCCAGCCTCCCCTCCTTCCCGACCGGGACCGTGGACGGGTGGCGGGAGGCTGCTGCGGAGACAGGGCGGCCCTCTCCCTTGCCCACTCGGCAGCCAGTGGGGATGGGACGATCTCCTGCCGTGCCTACCGGGGGGCCGGCCGAGGTGGGACCCCCTCCTTCCCGATCTACAGGGCAACCCGGGGTGACGGGCCCAACCCCTTTCACATCTACAGGACGACCCAAGGTGAATGGCCAAGTCAGTCCCATCTCCACGGGACAACCCCAGGTACATGACCCGCACGTCCCCGATTCGATGGAACAATCCGGTCCCAAATCTCCAGGGGAAAAGCCCCTTCCCCAGTCTACAAGGCACCCCAAGGAGATGGTATATCCTCCTGCCCAGGCTACAGAGGCATCGGTGCGGGCGGGACCCCTCCTCAACCACAGCAGCGCCCACCCCGCAGAGCACCCCAGCCCGGCCGGCGACTCGGATGGGGAGGAGGGCCGGCAGGTGAAGGCGGGCCCCACCGCACCCAGCCGCGGGCAGAGCTCCCGGGGCTACCGCTGGCTGCTCGCCGCCCTCCTCGTCCCGGTGTGCGTCCTCGGCGCGGCGGCGCTGGCCCTGGGCATCGTCTACTGCACCCGCAGCGCCTGCGGACAGGCGCGCAGCGCCGCCGACTGCTACCGCTGGGTCCACGGATCGCCCAAGGTCCCCGACCCCGTCACCGGCTCCGCCAACGTCAGCAGCGCCGT GTCCGTCGCTGACACACCGGGGGCGGCGCCCGCTTGGCGCACGGACGTCAGCTCTCTCTGA